Below is a genomic region from Candidatus Methylomirabilota bacterium.
ACGCCGGCCAGCGCCGACTGGGTCAGGCTCATGGCGCCGACCATGAATTGCGGCGGGATCTTGCCGCCGGGGCCGTACTCGCGATGGCTGTGAGAGAGGGCGACGCCGAGGAGATAGTAGACGAAGCCCTCGTTGATGGCGACCTCGGCCGTCTCCTTGAGCCAGCGCCCCAGGCTGTGCTTGCGCCGCTCGATGCGCTCGCGATCGGGCTCTCCATCCGTGCCGAGAAAGAACTGCGCTGTGGCGGGGAACTTGAGGAAGTGGTCGTAGAGCGCGGAGGTGAGCGCCGCCTCATGCTTGAGCACGAGCGGCGCGGTGCGGCGGATCAGGGCGATGTCGTCGGCGCCGAGGCCCACGAAGGCCATCTGCTCCCTGACGAAGCGCTCCATGTCCGCGCCTGGATGGACGCGCTCGACCTCGCTCATGGCCTCCGAGCATAGCGCGTTGTGCTCGCCCGTGCGGCCCGGTATGCTCTGCCCGTGCTTGCCGTGATCATGGCCCTCTTGCTCCTGCTTGTCGCACCGGGCGCGGCTGTCGCCGCCCAGACCGCGAGCTGGCTCGATGAGGAGAAGCCGGCGAACTGGAACAAGATGCGAGGCCCCGTGCCCGAGGGCCCCGCGCCGGACGGAGATCCGGCGGATACGCCGCGGTGCAAGGATCAAGTGCGCGCGCCGGACACGTCCATGGACCGCGCGGTGAAAGCGCGCGGCTGGTCGCTGATCGGCCCGGCCACGACTTATGGCCCGACCAGCATCATCGTCGCCAGCACGTCGGTCGACGGCATGTGCCGGCCACGGTTGTACCAGGCGTTCGTCTTCGTGAGGGGCCGCTTTGCTGGCACTCTGTCGCCAGCGCCCATGAATGCCCGCGAGGACGGCGCGGAGAACATGATCCGCGTCGTCTCCGCCTCCGAGCTGACCGTCCAGTACGCTCGCTATGCCGATACTGATCCGCTGTGCTGTCCTTCGCGCCTCACCGTCGTGCGCTTCCGCGTCGAGCAGATGCGCAATGGTCCCATCGTCATCCCCGTGCTGGTCCAGACTCGTCCCAGCAGCCCGTAACCTCTTGCCGGAGGCCTCCATGACCGAAGCGGACCTCTGCTATACGCCGGCGACCAAGCTGGCCGCCCTCATCCGATCGAAGAAGCTCTCTCCCGTCGAGCTGACCCGCACCGTGCTCGAGCGCATCGAGCGGCTCAACCCGCGGCTCAATGCCTTCTGCACCGTCACGGCCGACTCGGCGATGAAGGGCGCGCGCGCGGCCGAGCAGGCGGTGATGAAGAAGCGCAAGCTCGGACCCATCCACGGCATCCCGTTCTCGGTGAAGGACCTGAGCTTCACGGCGGGTGTGAAGACCATGGGGGGCTCGCACATCTTCGCCGACCGCGTGCCCGAGCACGATGCCCCATTCGTGCGGCGGCTCAAAGAGGCGGGCGGCATCCTGATCGGCAAGACCACCACGCCCGAGTTCGGCTGGAAGGCCCTGAGCGGCTGCCCGCTCACCGGCGATACGCACAATCCGTGGAACCTCGGGTTCAACACCGGCGGCTCCAGCGCCGGCGCCGGCGCGGCGGCCGCGGCGGGCCTGGGCCCGCTCCACCAGGGCTCGGATGGCGCGGGCTCCATCCGCGTGCCCTCGTCCTTTTGCGGCATCTTCGGCCACAAGCCGTCTTATGGCCGCATCCCTCAGTGGCCCGTGTCGAACAACGACTACACGACCCACAACGGGCCGATGACGTGGACGGTGGGCGACTCCGCGCTGATGATGGGCATCATGGCGGGCCCCGACGACTGGGACCGCACGAGCCTCGACGGCGCGCCGGCCGATTACCAGGGCAAGCTCAACCGAGGCATCAAGGGCCTGCGCGTGGCGTGGAGCCCCAACCTCGACGGGCTTCGCGTCGATCCCGAGGTGGCCGAGGTGGTGAAGCGCGCCGTCGGCGCGTTCAAGGAGCTTGGCGCCAAGGTCGAAGAGGTGACGCCCGGCTTTGCCGACACGCACGACATGATCCGCACCATGTGGTGCGCGCACTATGCAGGCGCCTGGTCGCCTTATCTTCCCAAGTGGCGCGACAAGATGGACCAGGCCTTCGTGGCCTGCATCGAGGACGGCCTGAAGGTGAGCGTGGTGGACTACATCGACGCGCGCGGCAGGAAGCTCATCCACTGGGACTCGGTGCGGCCGTTCTTCGAGAAGTACGATCTCCTGCTGACGCCGTCGGTGTCCGTTCCCGCCCTTCCCCTCGGGCGCATCAATCCGGAGGGCTGGCCGCAGCATCCGTGGGATTGGCTCGACTGGGCGTCCTTCTCCTATCCTTTCAACTTCACCGGCCAGCCCGCCTGCTCCATGCCGGCGGGCTTCACCAAGGCGGGATTGCCCGTGGGGCTGCAGATCGTGGGCCGCCGCTTCGCCGATCTCACCGTGCTCCAGGCCGCGGCGGCCTTCGAGAAGGCGCGGCCCTGGCAGAAGAAGCGCCCCGCGCTCGACTAACGCGGCCAGGAGACAAGACCATGGCTCACTTCGATCCGGCATCCATCAAGGCATTGACCTTCGACGTCTTCGGCACCGTGGTGGACTGGCGTTCGAGCATCACGCGGGAAGGACAGGAGTTCGGGAACGCGCACGGGATCACCGCCGACTGGGTCGCCTTCGCCGACCGCTGGCGCGGGATGTATCAGCCGGCCATGGACGAGGTGCGGAGCGGGCGACGGCCGTGGGTCAAGCTTGATGTCTTGCATCGCGAGAGCCTCGACAAGCTCGGCGCCGAGTTCGGCTTCAGAGGCGTGTCGGAGGCCGACATGGATCATCTGAATCGCGCCTGGCATCGCCTCAATCCCTGGCCCGACGCCGTGCCCGGGCTGACGCGGCTCAGGAAGAAGTACATTCTCGCCACGCTCTCCAACGGCAACGTCGCGCTCATGGTCAACATGGCCAAGCGGGCTGGGCTGCCGTGGGATACCATCCTGGGCGCCGAGGTGACGCGCCACTACAAGCCACAGCCCGAGTGCTATCTGGGCACTGCGGACATGCTGGGGCTGAAGCCGGAAGAATGCGCGCTGGTCGCCGCGCACAATGGCGATCTTGGCGCGGCGTCGAAGATCGGCTTCAAGACCATCTTCGTGCCACGTCCCGCCGAGCACGGAGCCGGCCAGACCAAGGACATCAAGCCCGAGCGCGAATGGAGCGTGATCGCCCGCGACTTCGTCGACCTCGCGGACCAGCTCGGCTGCTAGGCGCGCTTATCCCAGAACGTCGCCCCACCCTAACTATTCCAGCTCTCGCCTCGCCGCCCTCGTGCCTGCGGCAGCTTGGCGGCGTCTCGGCTCGAACTGCGGCCCTCTCCCTCCTCCAGAGGGAGAGGGATTTCTTTTCATCCCTCTCCCCCCGTGGGGGAGAGGGCAGGGTGAGGAGGGTCGGGCCAATCGGCAGCGAGGGCTCGCAAAGAGGGCGAGGCCGCCGAGGCCCAGGCCGAGCAGGACGAGGCTGGCTGGTTGCGGAATGGCCGCCGGCGGGGTCCCTTCAGCGGTGCCGATGACGACGGTGCCCTGCCAGGAAGCTGTCTGGATGGCGCCATCGATGCGGAGGTTCTCGGTGCCGGGAAATCCGAAACAGCCTCCTCCCGGATTGCCCAGGCACCACCAATGCTGTCCCGAGCCGATGAACGGATTCTGAAATAGCACGAGACCGCCATTCGTGGTGTCGAAGAGAAGCTGGCTGGCCGTCTCGCTGAGCGGGGCGCCCAGGGCGAATCCTACCTCGGAGTTTGCCGCGGTCAGAAGAAACGTGGCGGTGCCGTCGTCCAGCGTCAGCTTCCAGTCCACGAGATTGACGGAGGCCAGCGCCCCTAGCGTACCGTCGGTCGTGATGGTCCCGGTCACGTCCCCCGCGCCAATGGTCTGGTTGACGTTGAAGATGATGCTGGCGGAGCTGATGGCAGGCATGCCCGCGACCAGAGCCAGTGTCATAGCACTTCCCAGCAGAAGTTTTCGCATGGCGATTTCCCCTTGATGATTGGAATGACCATGCTCTCAGGAGCAGAATCCGTACCACTCACATATGCTGTGAAAAGTGTGAAGTTTCCCGGCACTGGGCCTGGGCGGGATTCCCGAGATCGACCAGTTGTTGTTCGAGGAATGGTGGCCACCGAGGCGTCGGCGCCGTCAGTGTGCTGTCCCGATACGTCAACGACCGTCAACCTGGTGACCGCGGCCTTCTGATCCAAGGAGGAAACATGGCGCGCATCGACGGCGTCCGGCCGGAGCAAGTCCAGGACGATTATGTGAAGAACGTGCTGGCCGCCCAGACCAGGACGTGGGGCGCGCCGCTGCTGAACCATCTCGTCTACGCGCGGCGGCCAACTATCTTGCGGGGCGCGCGGGGCATGTGGGCGGGGATCGAGGGCTCGGGGCTGATCGACGGCAAGTTGCAGGCGCTACTCAACCGGCGCGTGGCTGCCCTCAACGGCTGCGAGTTCTGACAGGACATCAATGCTGCCGTGGGCAGCCAGCTCGGCGTGTCGGACGAGAAGATCCTCGCGCTCGCCGACTACGCGACCAGCCCGCTCTACACCGAAGCCGAGCGCGTCGCTCTCGAGTATGCGGACACCATTACGCTCAGCGATCGCGACGTCAGCGACGATCTGTTCGCGCGAGTCCGCCGGTTCTACGACGACGACGCGGTGGTCGAGCTGACCGCCGTCATCGCTTGGGAGAATTCGTCCA
It encodes:
- a CDS encoding LppP/LprE family lipoprotein, coding for MLAVIMALLLLLVAPGAAVAAQTASWLDEEKPANWNKMRGPVPEGPAPDGDPADTPRCKDQVRAPDTSMDRAVKARGWSLIGPATTYGPTSIIVASTSVDGMCRPRLYQAFVFVRGRFAGTLSPAPMNAREDGAENMIRVVSASELTVQYARYADTDPLCCPSRLTVVRFRVEQMRNGPIVIPVLVQTRPSSP
- a CDS encoding amidase, whose protein sequence is MTEADLCYTPATKLAALIRSKKLSPVELTRTVLERIERLNPRLNAFCTVTADSAMKGARAAEQAVMKKRKLGPIHGIPFSVKDLSFTAGVKTMGGSHIFADRVPEHDAPFVRRLKEAGGILIGKTTTPEFGWKALSGCPLTGDTHNPWNLGFNTGGSSAGAGAAAAAGLGPLHQGSDGAGSIRVPSSFCGIFGHKPSYGRIPQWPVSNNDYTTHNGPMTWTVGDSALMMGIMAGPDDWDRTSLDGAPADYQGKLNRGIKGLRVAWSPNLDGLRVDPEVAEVVKRAVGAFKELGAKVEEVTPGFADTHDMIRTMWCAHYAGAWSPYLPKWRDKMDQAFVACIEDGLKVSVVDYIDARGRKLIHWDSVRPFFEKYDLLLTPSVSVPALPLGRINPEGWPQHPWDWLDWASFSYPFNFTGQPACSMPAGFTKAGLPVGLQIVGRRFADLTVLQAAAAFEKARPWQKKRPALD
- a CDS encoding protoglobin family protein, which encodes MSEVERVHPGADMERFVREQMAFVGLGADDIALIRRTAPLVLKHEAALTSALYDHFLKFPATAQFFLGTDGEPDRERIERRKHSLGRWLKETAEVAINEGFVYYLLGVALSHSHREYGPGGKIPPQFMVGAMSLTQSALAGV
- a CDS encoding haloacid dehalogenase type II yields the protein MAHFDPASIKALTFDVFGTVVDWRSSITREGQEFGNAHGITADWVAFADRWRGMYQPAMDEVRSGRRPWVKLDVLHRESLDKLGAEFGFRGVSEADMDHLNRAWHRLNPWPDAVPGLTRLRKKYILATLSNGNVALMVNMAKRAGLPWDTILGAEVTRHYKPQPECYLGTADMLGLKPEECALVAAHNGDLGAASKIGFKTIFVPRPAEHGAGQTKDIKPEREWSVIARDFVDLADQLGC